Part of the Engraulis encrasicolus isolate BLACKSEA-1 chromosome 1, IST_EnEncr_1.0, whole genome shotgun sequence genome, actagcttagcaacatactccctcttttaatttgtcttaaagcaagacaacgcttaacatgaaaaataagacactttaccaccttaataaaccccagccaactattttaactgtattaagccccaaaatagtggcatacccctttaagtaatgGTTGAAATGCCTTGCATAAAATTCAAAGATGACTAGGTGTATCCGTGCTGTTACATCTTAGCTTCTGAATTCAGGTCTAacccattattattacattacactatctTGCTTTTGGCAGATGCCTTTTAATCAAAGCAAGttgcaattgaggacataataaTCATAGTCCacatagcagatacaaagtgcacaggaagtaTACAGAGCAACaggtgcagatgctaagtagggttagatgatgttgttgttgttgttgctgttgttgttttttgcttaAGTACATTAGCGCAGGGTTAAGTGCTTTATGTACAACAAAAATGGCAAGCAATCAGATGAAAAAAAACTGCATTTCAACACAGCTCGGTGTTCTTCAAAAACTTAGTCTCCTTGACGTTTGCTCTCCAAGCGCTTTTCCCTGCAAGTTCTTCCACAGAGGGCGGGGGTGCCAGAATCAGGACTCCTGCAGGTTCTCCCATGCTCCCCTGACTGAGCTCACAGAGCGGATCCTAGACAAGGTCAGCCAGTCAATCAACAGAGTTATAGAGTTCATATTAATAATTCACATTATACTGTTTATATGTTTAATTAGCTGGACATGGTCAGTGCTACActtgttcagaggagtagatgagtGCACGTCCTACCCGATGGGTCAGGTGCAAGACGATAAAAGCCGTCGACCCTGAGGGTCAAAACGTTGTGCTCTTGCTATTAAATTTCACAGAAGAcgagcagtgttgcggactttattcACTTTACCTGGATCAGTGCAGCACTTGCCAATCGCCATCATTGACATCGGTCATGTTTGGTTGTGACCAAACATGTGTTAGTGTTCATCACTACACTAAGAGACTTAACAGATATGAATACAGCCAAAAAAAGTGGTCATACGTTTGTGGTTTTGTACTACATTACTGTTTAGAAGTAGGTTGCGtacatccacaagtagttgtccaggtgccagacaaaaggtggtaggtagtgtgatgaagcggtctgcacactgtgtattaagtccaaaaatactgtatttcattttaacatacggcgAAGTTTcgagaccgcttcatcacactttgTACTACATTACCGGCATCaatatgtgtatttgtttttctTGTAGTTTCTTGAGGAGCTAAAGGCAAAACATCAACCGTTGGAGCCAGAACCGGAGCCGGAGCCTGCAGCGGACCCCTTGGCCAACACAAAAACCTGTGAAGGCTTCCTGGCCAACACAAAAACgtctgtatatatactgtagtaaactcgtactgtatgcatgtgtatgtgcacatgacaGATAAGTAGCTGTAGCTATCACAACTACAAGTGTCTATGAGACTTGTATTAGGTCTGATTAACTAGTGTTGCCAACCCATCTCTCAGAGTGAGATTCAAAGTTTGTGTCTAGCTCACATTACAATATACAACAAGTATTTATATACAACAGTATTACAACAATAAAGTTGTTTCAAAGCACtttccaaatacacatacacacacattcccacattcacacaccagctctggaggctgctgcacgGCCCCAACTGTTCATGTGGGAAAGTTCactacatacacgcacatgcacaaagacaacACGTTCCAGAAGTTCCTCCGTATGCCTGGCCAAACTACTTTGACTTTTTGCATATGACGATCCATCTGCATATTTCTATTTACTTTACGTACACTTCTGTGAAAAAAAGATCTTGCGATATTGTGACGTTAGTGCAAAAGGTcaataggtggtgggcccaggaTAAGCTGTAGCATACTTTGGCCGAACATCATACCCTGTAGCCAGTTGGCATGGTCCGGGTGTTTTGGTATTTTTACTCTCACTAAAGGTAAAATCCTGGTCAAAGCAgacttcttttcttttatctgtTTATACTTATTTGGTCCCTTTTTCAGGATAAAAGCTATGcggcattagcctgattatcatcgactttcaaatctcttgatACTTGGTCTGACCTACAGCATAACGATGAatgtttctcaaacggcatggctAGTGCGGTATGTGCAGACTTTAACCTGTCTCAGTATGTAATATCAAAACTACGCTCTTCTGCCTCCACAGGTTGAATTTTTACAGTGCGGCCGAAAACTCTGAACCCGAGCCCGTGCGCCCCTTCAGTTTTGGAGCAAACAGCGCAGAGTTTCAACCCGAGCGTCCCGTCTCTGTCCTCATCCCCGTCCCCATCGCCATCACCATCTCCCAACAGCCAACACAATCAGCGGACCACACAGACTCACCAGTGCAGAGTGGAGCTGCATCGACATCCGAGTCCCAAATATCCCTCGTGGAGCAAGGACCAGCTGAACAGCCAGAACGGCCAACTGCCAGCAACTCCACTGCTCgtccatcatcctcctcttccaccccctccgcctcctcctcctcctcctcatcagcaTCTAAAGATGCACAAAACCTCCTCAGAGCAACTGCCATTGAGAGGCCTCAATCGCCAAGAACTCCAGGTAAGAAAAACGTGTTTTAGGAAGACCTTTCTCTGATGATAATAGAAGACTTCTGAGGATGGAATTGTTATTGTTTGATTTTCGGTGCAACTTTGGATTTCATGAAATGGTTGGTGATATTATTTGTCATGATTTGGGCTCGTCAGATCCTCCATCGACTCCATCAGTCCTGAGAAATCTTTTCTCCCACCTGAGCCCGTGTCGATCGGATTATgataatgaggatgatgatgatgacgacggcaACATTGATGGTGAAGAAGATGAGATGACGGTTAAGATGAAGACGGAGCTGGAGGGAGATGCAACCAGCAACTCAACTGACCCAGGTATTAACACAGATAATCAGCACCAGGGGCCTACAGTACactgaagctggttcaggagtaaaccaggttaaggggTAAATCATCACAATAGAAGTGCATGGTGTCCTCATTTCTAAGGGTGTCTAAGAAACGAGgacaccaggctcttctattagataatgtatctcttaaccttttttactcctgaaccaacttcttagtataggccccagatatGGCATGTTCTCATCATCttccatggctgaaatgtaggcccaaTATTTCATCAGggattaaaggagcactcctggcatttcaatgtgctgttgtattgctcacgctacccttgacttgtcccttgatgctgcatttttttgtcttagcccttttcgagatatgagctattctaatgggggcagcttttgtttacatttgtttacatttaaaaaaatcttaacatgggcctactccaaatattttccccaaaggcatcactgtttgctagttgtgtgctgatgttgcataaccttttggatgtttttgggagtaaataaagatgttttttttttaaatttaaacaaacacttgcccccattacaatgaccaggatctctgtaaagcctgaagaaaaaaaaaatctcaggtaggcctactgaggaGTCCATGGTAATGTGAGTATTACaaccgcatgttgaaattggctgaagttgccCTTTAAATACTTTTGTCCAAAGCCCTTTTCGGGAAAGGgtgtcctctgcctattaaatcctaaatatctcagcctcctaaacatatacaaacatggaatgagttgcatttaaaagctaagactctCGTTtagcattggaatgtgttcattcagctgtaacatacccacattttaataaaaaaaactcaaatctcaagagcctgaatgaggCATATATgtctctccaggacacaatgggtttaggaaaaatgaaaataatgacTTCACATATAGAGCAGCTCGAATATTACCATTTTGGAAATCCCTTTAACTATCTCATTCTTTccaaattcaccaaatgtcaATAAATGGCATATTTACAAGGACATACCACATTCCAATACTCCACCGAGTACCTTGGAAGGCCACGC contains:
- the LOC134452879 gene encoding zinc finger CCCH domain-containing protein 6-like, which codes for MTPEFKEQNSIDVNGRLICKHFLADRCLKGEGCQFEHSRDLGGFKFHEVCKFYIQGFCMRGDSCLYMHSAFPCKFFHRGRGCQNQDSCRFSHAPLTELTERILDKFLEELKAKHQPLEPEPEPEPAADPLANTKTCEGFLANTKTLNFYSAAENSEPEPVRPFSFGANSAEFQPERPVSVLIPVPIAITISQQPTQSADHTDSPVQSGAASTSESQISLVEQGPAEQPERPTASNSTARPSSSSSTPSASSSSSSSASKDAQNLLRATAIERPQSPRTPDPPSTPSVLRNLFSHLSPCRSDYDNEDDDDDDGNIDGEEDEMTVKMKTELEGDATSNSTDPVPLLDATKFCTEVPREHSGAGSHSKASTPAAPDHQLGLITNPLPKSRNFVKEPQRHQHLVVPPPSNPPVPCSTPIASHLRKYRPLAVDLSPLPSLSLTAYHQTPQPHDATPGHLTSVADTQEAAPEQCVARSQGAGIKKTLTGELQGRHSLPVQSLSWANSSKCKDQKWR